From a region of the Primulina eburnea isolate SZY01 chromosome 7, ASM2296580v1, whole genome shotgun sequence genome:
- the LOC140836658 gene encoding uncharacterized protein, whose amino-acid sequence MDLASEELQFLSIPDILKESVSIPKQSPKTFYLITLTLIFPLSFAILAHSLFTHPILSQLQSDPVGFSSDWSKLFIFQFFYLIFLFTFSLLSTAAVVFTVASLYTSKPVSFSSTIAAIPSVFKRLFITFLWVSLSMIVYNIIFLGFLVLLVIAVDTQNVFLFIFSTVIVFLLFLVVHVYISALWHLASVVSVLEPVYGFAAMNKSYQLLKGMTGMWFVLVFGYLAVCGVINVLFGSIVVHGGDDYGVLARIMVGGFLVGVLVIVNLIGLMVQSVFYYVCKSYHHQGIDKSALYDHLGGYLGEYVPLTSSIQMENLDA is encoded by the coding sequence ATGGATCTAGCTTCAGAAGAGCTTCAGTTCTTGAGTATTCCGGACATCCTCAAGGAATCCGTATCCATTCCCAAACAATCCCCCAAAACGTTCTATCTCATAACCCTAACCCTGATTTTCCCTTTGTCGTTCGCCATCTTAGCCCACTCGCTCTTCACACACCCCATCCTCTCGCAGCTCCAATCGGACCCTGTTGGCTTCTCCTCTGACTGGTCAAAACTCTTCATTTTCCAGTTCTTCTACCTCATTTTCCTGTTCACTTTTTCTCTTCTGTCGACCGCCGCCGTCGTCTTCACCGTTGCATCCCTCTACACCTCCAAGCCCGTTTCTTTTTCCTCCACGATCGCTGCCATCCCTAGCGTTTTCAAGCGCCTCTTTATAACCTTCTTATGGGTTTCTCTCTCAATGATTGTGTACAACATCATCTTCTTGGGATTTCTTGTGCTGCTTGTTATTGCCGTGGACACTCAAAACGTTTTCTTGTTTATATTCTCGACGGTGATTGTTTTCTTGTTGTTTTTGGTTGTGCACGTTTATATCAGCGCATTGTGGCATCTTGCCAGCGTTGTGTCTGTGCTTGAGCCTGTTTATGGATTTGCGGCTATGAATAAAAGTTATCAGTTGTTGAAAGGGATGACTGGCATGTGGTTTGTTCTCGTTTTTGGGTACTTGGCGGTTTGTGGGGTGATTAATGTGCTTTTTGGGTCGATCGTGGTGCATGGTGGGGACGATTATGGGGTGTTGGCCAGGATAATGGTTGGTGGATTCCTAGTTGGAGTGTTGGTGATTGTGAATTTGATAGGTCTGATGGTGCAGAGTGTGTTTTACTATGTTTGTAAGAGCTATCATCATCAAGGTATAGACAAGAGTGCTTTGTATGATCATCTTGGTGGATATCTCGGGGAATACGTGCCACTTACGAGCAGCATTCAGATGGAAAACTTGGACGCCTGA